Part of the Halorhabdus utahensis DSM 12940 genome, TCTCCTCGTCGGCGCAGCTGCTATCAAGACGGTACTGTTCGGATTGCAGGGTCAGAAACGTGTCGCTCGGGCAGGAGCCCTGCGGGCACTCGACCGCGTCGTTCGCTCCGGGTCCCAGGTGGCGCTCATTTTGCTGGGGTTCGGCGTCGCGGCCATTACACTGGGACATGCGGCATCGCTTTTGTTCGTCTCGATAGTGGCCATTGTCCTAGCCCCGATACGCCCCTCAGTACCGCGCCTAGAACATCTACGGGGGCTGGGCGAGTACGCCAAGTACGCCTGGGTCGGAGCACTCCGAAGTCGCGTGTACGGCTGGTTAGATACACTGGTCCTGGGGATTTTCCTGACGGGGACAACAGGAGCATCACTGATCGGGATCTATGAAGTGGCGTGGGGAATCGGATCACTGCTCGCGACAGCAAGCGCCTCGATCAGCAGTACACTGTTTCCGGAGATGAGCGATCTCAGTTCGGATGGTGACTACGATCGAGTCGCACATTTTCTCGACGAAGCGCTCGCTTTCAGCGGGGTAATCGTGCTCCCAGGTCTCGTTGGAGCCATCACGATCGGCGAACGAATACTCCGATTTTATAGCGGTGAGTACGTTCGCGGCTACGTCGTCCTCGTCATTCTCGTCGGTGCGTACACGGCTGACGTCTACGCGAATCAGCTTCTCAACACAGTCAATGCAGTCGACAGGCCCGACGCATCAATGCGAGTCAACGCGGTTTTCATTCTCGTCAACGTCGTCCTGAACGTCGTCCTCGTCTGGCAGTTCAGCTGGGTTGGTGCTGCGGTAGCAACGGCGGTCTCGGCGAGCGTCCGGACCGCTGGTGGCGGCATCGTGGTACACTCGATTCTCGAGGAGGCCCCGCTCCCGATTCGTCCGATCGGATCGCAGGTAGTTGCATCGATCGCAATGGGGGGTGCCATCGTGCTTCTGGCACCATCAGTGCCGGCAGGACGCCTGTGGACGATTAGCCTTGTCGGGGCCGGTGCGACGATTTACTTTACAGTCCTGATTGCACTATCGGGGAGGTTTCGGACGAAGGTCCAGTCTCTCGTTCCTGCCGTTGTCAGTGTATGATCTCGTTACCGTGTATGAGAATCCTTAATTGACACCGCCGCCCATCCGGATCCATGGACAAGGTCCTCCTCGTCACTATCGATTCTCTCAGGGCCGATCACGTCGGCTATCACGGGTACGAACGGGATACGACACCAGTACTCGACGGGTATGCCGCCGACGGTAGTCGGTTCATGAACGCATTCGCACACGTGGGTGGCACTCGATTTTCCTTTCCGTCGATCCTGACCGGCGTGACGCCGCTGATGTACGGTGGCCACCACAGCGTTTCAGAGGAGCAAACACTGGTCTCGGAAGTGTTCGACGATGCCGGGTTTCGAACTGGCGGGTATCACTCCAATCTCTATATCTCGGCCGAATTCGGATACGATCGCGGCTGGGACGAGTTCTTCGATTCCGCGCCGGACGACTCGACGACAGCTTCGTTCCGCCGCTGGGCCAAGACCAATCTCCAGAACACTCCGATTTATGGTCTTCTACAGCAGGCGTACGACTTCATCGAGTCCTCGGCCGGTGTCAACGTCGGTTCCTATCACGCCCCCGCGGAGGATATCACCGATAAGGGAATCGAGTTCGTAGACTCGGTAGGATCAGACGAGCCCGCCTTTCTGTGGGTTCACTATATGGATGTCCACCATCCGTTTCTCCCTCCAGCGGAGTATCAACAACAATTCCGCGACGATGTCGTCAGTGACCGACAGTCCATCAAGTTACGCCGGAAGTTCATCGAGGAACCAGACGCTGTCACGGACGAGGAACTCCAGACGTTCATCGATCTCTACGACGCGGAGATTCGGTACAACGACGCCGAGATCGGTCGGCTCCTCGAGCACGTCGAGTCGGAGTGGGGCGAAGACTACCTACTGGCGTTTACGGCCGACCACGGCGATCACTTCCTCGAACACGGATATTTCGGCGGCGCACGAGCGCTGGACGTCAAAACACACGTTCCGCTGTTCGTCAATGGATGGGATGACGACGCCGAATACGACGACATGGTCGGGCTCGTCGATGTCCCATCTACACTCGTCGACGCTGCTGGACTCGACATTCCCGATACCTTCCACGGACATAGCCTCCGGTCGCTCGTTTTCGACGATGAATGGCCCCGTGAGGACGTAATCGGTGGCTGGTTCGACGGCGATGGAAACCACCTCTGTGTCCGTGAACGCGACTGGAAACTCATCGAACGACCCGGAGACAATGCCGACGAGTTGTACGATCTGGTTTCTGACCCCGGCGAACAACGGAACGTATTTGGCGACCATCCCGACCTGACCGAGCGTCTTCGGGAAAAACTCGACCGACACAGACAGCTCGTTCGCTCGACGGAAGACGAAAGCGTCGAGCGCCCGGATATGAACGAAGACGTCAAAGAACGCCTTCGACGCCTTGGTTACAAGGAATAACGAATCTACACGACCGACTCCAGAAGCGCTCGATACCGCTTGCAGGCTGCCTCGAAGCGATATTCCTCCACGATCAGGTCCCGTCCACGGTCGCTGATATCCACGAGATCCTCCCGGAGCAGGATGGACTCGAGTGCACTCCGAAGCACGTCCGGATCTCGCGAATCAATGTGGAATCCGGTTTCGCCCTCGAGGACGACGTCCGGCACTCCCGAAACGGGCGAGGCGTACACGGGGGTTCCACAGGCGAGCGCTTCGAGAATCGTCGTGGGTAGTCCTTCGGTCGGTTCGGAAGGCATCACCAGCAGCTTCATCCGGTTCAACTCGGCGGGGACGTCCCCGTGATCGACCCAGCCGGCCAATTCGACGGAGCCGTCCTCGATTTCCTCTGCCAGTTCGGACGCGACCCACTCGTACAGCGGGCCATCCCCGACGAACCGGAACCTCACATCCCCGGGAAGCTGTTTCGCAACGCTGACGAGTTCGCGGATCCCCTTCTCCTCGTCGAGACGACCCACAAACCCGACGACATCGTCGCGTTCCTCGAAGGGGACCTCCGGCTTGAACGCCGCCGTATCGACGTATCGAGCACCGTGCGGATAGACGCGGGGCGAGTCGGGATCCAACCCCAACTCGCGGGCCATGTTGGGGGTATACGTGACTACTCGATGGGCGATGGCGAATCCCGCCCGCTCGAGCAGTCGAACGCTTCCGGCCAGGATCCCTGCGAGGTGATCGGGCATGCGCTGTTCCCAGTTCAACCGAAGGGTCAAGGGAACGTCGCCGCGGGGTTCGACGAGAACCGTCTTCCCGATGAGGCGGGCGAAGGCGATTGGAATGAGATACGACGTCGCGCCGAAGAACAGCACGACATCTTCCGGACGACGACGGATCGCCGCACACATCCGAAGCTGGTTGAGCAGAAACCGCACCGCGGCAACGAGCACACTCTCACCGGCCCCCTTCTCAGTCAGCTCGATCACCTCACGATCGTCGCGGATCGAGGAATCCCCGGGGAGGTCGGCAGTGACGAGTGCCACCGGCCCGAGTGTGGCGAGAACGTCCAGCAACGTCCGCGTCGCGTTCTCGCCGGCGGCACTCAATGGATGCGTGACCACGCACACACCACTGTCGGACATGCGCCGGAGTTCACGCGGGCCGATTATATCTCTGTCCGTTCAGTATCGCGTGTATCCGTAGAGGTAACCAGCCCCGACGACGCCGGTGAACAGGGCCAGTGTGAGGAGCTGGGTAACTCTCTGGACAGACGGTCTCCGGATCAGCTGACTGACTCGAGCGGGAACGAATCGTCCAAGGAGCAGTCCCAGGAAGTCACCCTCCTCGCCGCCGTCGTCCTCGACCAGCACTTCCATCGCCCGTTTCGAATACCCCTGCCAGAACGCCCGGTCGAGCAACCACCACAGCCCGGTCCGATACGCGAACACCTTGTGATCGACCTCGGCGTCGGGGACGTACCAGACGCCCTCGCCGTACGATTCGCGAAGCCGGGCACATAGCTCTGTCTCGCCCCCTTGGAGGTTTGCGTCGCCCTGTCGCCCCCCAATCTTCGTATCGAACCCGTCGAGTTCCAGAAACACATCCCGCCGAAAGGAGATATTCGACCCAAACGTGTTCCGAACTTCACCAGCCGCATCCATATCGCCGCCGGGGCCGAACCCGCGATGGGTTACGCCGACGAGCCAGTAGAACTCCGCCGGCAGAAAGTCAGGCTTGCCCGCCACCCACTCCGGCGTCATCTTCCCCCCGACCGCGAGCGAATCACGCTCCTCGTAGGCCTCGACAAGTCGATCGATCCAGTCGGGCGCGGCGATCGCATCGTCGTCGAGAAAGGCAACCACCTCACCCGAAGCTGCCTCGGCACCGGCGTTGCGAGCTTCGAGCAACCCCCGATTCTCCGCAAGTTTGACGAGCGTCGCGTCGTCGTCCTCGCCGAAGTCGGTCCGGAACTGTTCGAAGACCCCATCGCTACCGTCGCTGACGAGGACGAGTTCGACGTCGTCGTACGTCTGGGCACGGACGCTCTCGACCGCTTCCGTGAAGTCGTCGTAGCGGTCGAGCGTGTGCAAACAGATGACGACGGAGACGCGCATGTCGAGACGTGCGGGAGCGGTCAGGAAAACGGTTTCCGTTCAGCAGGGCGGCAAGAACGAAACGTGGGGCTCGGTTCAGTCGTCAGCACGCGCGGGATTGACGTCGATGGCGTCGACCGGACAGACGTCGACACAGAGCATACAGTCGATACACTGGGTTTCGTTCGCTGGATCAGCCTTGCGCTCGCTTTCGGGGTGGCCGGGCGTCTCGACCCAC contains:
- a CDS encoding MATE family efflux transporter encodes the protein MRLGKTALYHFGTQVVISVSGFLATFAIGVFGGSADLGNYTLAVAVGFFWLAIPISGVAQAVNKRMSEGADPGQYFGGGLALNGVLVVCLTAVVSLTSWLLQVVETPNQTIVRVIVEYDVEIVILLVGAAAIKTVLFGLQGQKRVARAGALRALDRVVRSGSQVALILLGFGVAAITLGHAASLLFVSIVAIVLAPIRPSVPRLEHLRGLGEYAKYAWVGALRSRVYGWLDTLVLGIFLTGTTGASLIGIYEVAWGIGSLLATASASISSTLFPEMSDLSSDGDYDRVAHFLDEALAFSGVIVLPGLVGAITIGERILRFYSGEYVRGYVVLVILVGAYTADVYANQLLNTVNAVDRPDASMRVNAVFILVNVVLNVVLVWQFSWVGAAVATAVSASVRTAGGGIVVHSILEEAPLPIRPIGSQVVASIAMGGAIVLLAPSVPAGRLWTISLVGAGATIYFTVLIALSGRFRTKVQSLVPAVVSV
- a CDS encoding sulfatase, with the protein product MDKVLLVTIDSLRADHVGYHGYERDTTPVLDGYAADGSRFMNAFAHVGGTRFSFPSILTGVTPLMYGGHHSVSEEQTLVSEVFDDAGFRTGGYHSNLYISAEFGYDRGWDEFFDSAPDDSTTASFRRWAKTNLQNTPIYGLLQQAYDFIESSAGVNVGSYHAPAEDITDKGIEFVDSVGSDEPAFLWVHYMDVHHPFLPPAEYQQQFRDDVVSDRQSIKLRRKFIEEPDAVTDEELQTFIDLYDAEIRYNDAEIGRLLEHVESEWGEDYLLAFTADHGDHFLEHGYFGGARALDVKTHVPLFVNGWDDDAEYDDMVGLVDVPSTLVDAAGLDIPDTFHGHSLRSLVFDDEWPREDVIGGWFDGDGNHLCVRERDWKLIERPGDNADELYDLVSDPGEQRNVFGDHPDLTERLREKLDRHRQLVRSTEDESVERPDMNEDVKERLRRLGYKE
- a CDS encoding glycosyltransferase family 4 protein; this translates as MSDSGVCVVTHPLSAAGENATRTLLDVLATLGPVALVTADLPGDSSIRDDREVIELTEKGAGESVLVAAVRFLLNQLRMCAAIRRRPEDVVLFFGATSYLIPIAFARLIGKTVLVEPRGDVPLTLRLNWEQRMPDHLAGILAGSVRLLERAGFAIAHRVVTYTPNMARELGLDPDSPRVYPHGARYVDTAAFKPEVPFEERDDVVGFVGRLDEEKGIRELVSVAKQLPGDVRFRFVGDGPLYEWVASELAEEIEDGSVELAGWVDHGDVPAELNRMKLLVMPSEPTEGLPTTILEALACGTPVYASPVSGVPDVVLEGETGFHIDSRDPDVLRSALESILLREDLVDISDRGRDLIVEEYRFEAACKRYRALLESVV
- the aglG gene encoding glucosyl-dolichyl phosphate glucuronosyltransferase, with translation MRVSVVICLHTLDRYDDFTEAVESVRAQTYDDVELVLVSDGSDGVFEQFRTDFGEDDDATLVKLAENRGLLEARNAGAEAASGEVVAFLDDDAIAAPDWIDRLVEAYEERDSLAVGGKMTPEWVAGKPDFLPAEFYWLVGVTHRGFGPGGDMDAAGEVRNTFGSNISFRRDVFLELDGFDTKIGGRQGDANLQGGETELCARLRESYGEGVWYVPDAEVDHKVFAYRTGLWWLLDRAFWQGYSKRAMEVLVEDDGGEEGDFLGLLLGRFVPARVSQLIRRPSVQRVTQLLTLALFTGVVGAGYLYGYTRY